The Mycolicibacterium duvalii DNA window CACGCGCGCGCGGCGTTCGTCGTGCTGTTGACCGGGCTGACCGTCGCGTCGTTCGTCTACGCGATCATCGCGCACAACACCGACCAGGCCACCGCCTACTACAACAGCTTCGCCCGCGCGTGGGAACTGCTGCTGGGTGCACTGGTGGGCGCCGTGGTGCCGCACGTGCGCTGCCCGATGTGGCTGCGCACCGTGATGGCCGTCGTCGCCCTCGGCGCGATCCTGTCCTGCGGCGCGCTGATCGACGGGGTTCACGAGTTCCCCGGTCCGTGGGCGCTGGTCCCGGTCGGCGCCACGCTGCTGTTCATCCTCTCGGCGGCCAACCGGCACGCCGATCCGCACACCGCCGGCCGGATCCCCGCACCCAACCGGCTGCTGGCCGCCAAACCGTTCATGACGCTGGGCTCGATGGCCTACTCGCTGTACCTGTGGCACTGGCCGCTGCTGATCTTCTACCTGGCCTACGCGGGCGGCTCGCGGGTCAACTTCCTCGAAGGCGCGGCCGTACTGGCCGTCTCGGCCCTACTGGCATGGCTGACCACCCGATATGTCGAGGAGCCGTTACGGGCACGCAAGTCGGCACCGGCTGCGCCGACCACGGCGGTGCCGCTGCGGTCGCGGCTGCGCAGGCCGACCATCGTGCTGGGCTCGACGGTGGCACTGCTCGGGGTGGCGCTGACCGCGACGTCGTTCACCTGGCGCGAGCACGTGATGGTGCTGCGCGCCAACGGCAAAGAGCTGTCCGGGCTGTCGGCGCGCGACTATCCCGGCGCCCGCGCCCTCGTGGACCAGGCCAAGGTGCCCAAGCTACCGATGCGCCCGACCGTCCTGGAAGCCGACGACGACATCCCGCAGACCACCGTCGACGGTTGCATCAGCGACTTCGACAACGTCACCGTCATCAACTGCACCTACGGTGACCGCACCGCGACCCGCACCATCGCGCTGGCGGGTGGCTCACATGCCGAGCACTGGATCACCGCGCTGGATCTTCTGGGACGGATGCACCACTTCAAGGTCGTCACCTATCTCAAGATGGGCTGCCCGCTGACCACTGACGAAACCCCGCGGGTGATGGGAAACAACGACCCCTACCCCAAGTGCCGCACGTGGAACGAGCGGGTGCTGCCCAGGATCGTGGCCGACCGGCCCGACTACGTGTTCACCACGTCGACGCGGCCGTGGAACATCAAGCCGGGCGACGTGATGCCGTCGGGGTACCTGGGCATCTGGGAAACGTTCGACGACAACGGAATCCCTGTCCTGGCGATGCGGGACACACCGTGGATGGTCCGTGACGGCGAACCGTTCCTCCCGGTGGACTGTCTGGCCGGCGGCGGTGACGCCATTTCCTGCGGTATCGAGCGATCCGAAGTACTCTCGGACTCCAATCCGACATTGGACTACACCGCGCGCTTCCCGTCGCTGATTCCGCTCGACATGAGCGACGCGGTGTGCCGTGCCGACTACTGCCGGGCGGTGGAGGGAAACGTGTTGCTCTACCACGACGCTCACCACATCTCGTCGACCTACATGCGCACCATGACCGGTGAGCTGGGCCGTCAGATCGCGGCGGCCACCCGCTGGTGGAAGGGCTGATGACCGGGCCGGAGCCGGCGTCGCTACCGATGGTGTGGCCCGGCACCTCGTATCCGCTGGGCGCCACCTACGACGGAGCGGGCACCAACTTCTCGCTGTTCTCCGAAGTCGCCGAGCGTGTCGAGCTGTGCCTGATCGGACGAGACGGCGGCGAACGGCGCATCGAACTCGAGGAAGTCGACGGCTACGTCTGGCACTGCTACCTGCCGACGGTCACGCCCGGACAGCGGTACGGATATCGGGTGCACGGCCCGTGGGATCCGGCCGCCGGGCATCGCTGCGACCCCAGCAAGCTGCTGCTCGATCCCTATGGCAAGGCGTTCGACGGCGACTTCCACTTCGGTCAGGCGCTGTACTCCTACGACCTGGAGGCCGACGATCTGGCCACCGGAGGGATCCCGCCGCAGCTGGACTCGCTGGGCCACACCATGGTCTCCGTCGTGATCAACCCGTTCTTCCAGTGGGGGTCCGATCGCCCACCGCGCACGCCCTACCACGAGACGGTGATCTACGAAGCCCACGTCAAGGGCATGACCCAGCGTCATCCGGGCATTCCCGACGAGTTGCGCGGGACGTACGCGGGCCTGGCGCATCCGGCGATCATCGACCACCTCAAGTCGCTCAGCATCACCGCGATCGAGTTGATGCCGGTGCATCAGTTCATGCACGATCACCGGCTGCTGGACCTCGGCCTGCGGAACTACTGGGGCTACAACACCTTCGGGTTCTTCGCCCCCCACAGCGAGTACGCCGCGACCCGCAGCGCCGGTGGCGCGGTGGCGGAGTTCAAGGCAATGGTCCGTGCGTTCCACGAGGCGGGCATCGAGGTCATCCTCGACGTGGTCTACAACCACACCGCGGAGGGCAATCACCTCGGCCCGACCATCAACTTCCGCGGCATCGACAACGCCGCGTACTACCGACTGCTCGACGAGGACAACCGCTACTACAAGGATTTCACCGGCACCGGCAACAGCCTCAACGCCCGTCATCCGCACACGTTGCAGCTCATCATGGACTCGTTGCGGTACTGGGTTCTCGACATGCACGTCGACGGATTCCGGTTCGATCTGGCCTCGACGCTGGCCCGCGAGTTCTACGACGTGGACCGGCTCTCGGCGTTCTTCGACATCATCCAGCAGGACCCGGTGCTCAGCCAGGTCAAGCTGATCGCCGAGCCGTGGGACGTCGGAGAAGGCGGCTACCAGGTCGGCAACTTCCCAGGTTTGTGGACCGAGTGGAACGGGAAGTATCGCGACACTGTGCGCGACTACTGGCGGGGCGAACCCGCAACCCTGGGCGAGTTCGCTTCCCGGCTGACCGGGTCGTCGGATCTGTACGAGGCGACCGGCCGCCGGCCGAGCGCCAGCATCAACTTCGTGACCTGCCACGACGGTTTCACTCTCAACGACCTGGTGTCCTACAACGAGAAGCACAACCAGGCCAACGGCGAGGACAACCGCGACGGGGAGAGTCACAACCGGTCGTGGAACTGCGGCGTCGAGGGTCCCACCGATGACCCGCAGATCAACGAGTTGCGCCGTCAGCAGATGCGCAACATCATGGCCACGCTGATGCTGTCCCAGGGCACTCCGATGATCTCGCACGGCGACGAGATCGGTCGCACCCAATCAGGTAACAACAACGTCTACTGCCAGGACTCCGAGCTGTCGTGGATGGACTGGGCGCTGTGTGAGACCAACGCCGATGTGCTGGAGTTCACCCGTAAGGTGATCCGTTTCCGCAAGAGCCATCCGGTGTTCCGGCGCCGGCGCTTCTTCGAGGGCAAGCCGATCCGCAGCGGCCATCAGGTCCGCGACATCGCGTGGCTGACCCGGTCGGGCAAGGAGATGGAGCTCGAGGACTGGGGCTCGGGTCTGGACGAGTGCGTCGCGGTGTTCCTCAACGGCGACGCGATTCCGGCGCCCGACGAACGCGGGGAGCGCGTCGTCGACGAGTCCTTCCTGCTGTGCTTCAACGCCCACGACGAGCCCCAGGACTTCGTGACCCCGGACCACGACTACGCCCGGCGTTGGGTCGGCGCCCTGGACACCGGCCACGTCACCGGCGATACCGACCTCGACGTCATTGCAGGGCAGAAGATTTCACTGCAGCCCCGGTCGCTGCTCGTGCTGCGCAAGGTGGCGTGACCATGGCTGTGCTGTCCACCTACCGGCTGCAGATGCGCGGCGCGGCCAGCGGCGACGCGTTCACCTTCGCCGACGCCGAGGAGCTCGTCGACTACTTCGCCGAGCTGGGCGTGTCACATCTGTACCTGTCCCCCATCCTGACCGCCGCGCACGGCTCGACACACGGCTACGACGTCACCGACCCGACCACCGTGTCCGCGGAGCTCGGCGGGCCGGAAGGTCTGCACCGGCTGGCCGCGGCCGCGCGGGCGGCCGGTCTGGGTCTGGTGGTCGACATCGTGCCCAATCACGTCGGTGTCGACGTCCCCCGGCAGAACGCGTGGTGGTGGGATCTGCTGACCCACGGTCGCCGGTCGGAGTACGCATCGTTCTTCGACATCGACTGGGATCTCGACCCGGACGGCCGGATCATCCTGCCCGTACTCGGTTCCGATGACGACGTCGACGATCTCGTCGTCGACGGAGATCAGCTGCGTCTCGGCGACCTCGCCTACCCGATCGCCCCCGGCACCGCCGACGCCGGCGCCTCGGGTGCGCAGGTGCACGACCGCCAGCATTACCGGCTGGTCGGCTGGCGCAGCGGGGTCTGCGGTTACCGCCGGTTCTTCTCCATCACGTCGCTGGCCGGCCTCCGTCAGGAGGACCGTGCGGTCTTCGACACCACGCACACCGAGGTCGGACGCTGGTTCTCCGCGGAACTGGTCGACGGCATCCGCATCGACCATCCGGACGGGTTGTCCGATCCGGCCGGCTATCTGGTCTGGCTGCGACAGCTGATCGGGCCGCACGCGTGGCTGGTCATCGAGAAGATCCTGGCCGTCGACGAGGCACTCGACCTCAGCCTGCCGGTCCAGGGCACCACCGGATACGACGCGCTGCGCGAAGCCGGTGGCGTGTTCGTCGACCCGTCCGGCGAGGAAGCGTTGACCGAACTCGTCGAGTCGCCGGGCGGCGATTACGCGGCCATGCCCGACGTCGCTCGCCGCCTGAAGGTACAGGCGGTGACCGCGACGCTGGCCAGCGAACTCGCGCGGCTGTGCCGCACCGCCGTCGCGACGACCGGTCGGGATCACCCGTTGCTGCCGGATGCGGTGGCGGCCGTGCTCAGTCACGTGGGCGTGTACCGCTCCGACTACCCCGCACTGTCGGCGGTGCTTCCCGGCGCGTTGGCCGCGACCGCGGTCGACCACCCCCATCTCGACGAGCCGTTGACCCTGCTGGCCGCGGCGCTGGCCGGTAGCCCCGAAGTCGAGGTCCGCCTGCAACAGCTCTGCGGCGCGGCGACGGCGAAGTCCATGGAGGACTGCCTGTTCTATCGGGACGCACGCCTGGTCTCGCTCAACGAGGTCGGCGGCGAACCGGACAAGTTCGGCGTCAGCACCGCGGAGTTCCATCGCCGGGCGGCCGTACGCGCGGCCCTGTGGCCGCAGGCGATGACCACCCTTAGCACCCACGACACCAAGCGGGGGGAAGACGTACGCGCCCGCATCGGCGTGCTGTCTCAGGTTCCTTCGTTGTGGGCCGAAATGGTCCGCGGGTGGGAGCGAGTCAACCCCAGCCCCGATGCCCAGACCGCTTTGTTCCTGTGGCAGAACATCTTCGGGGTGTGGCCGACCGACGGCGCGGTGACCGACGAGCTGCGCCACCGACTGCACGCCTACACCGAGAAGGCGATCCGCGAAGCCGCGTTGCATACCGCCTGGAACGACCCCGACGACGGGTTCGAATCTGCGGTACACGCCTGGCTGGACACCGTTTTCGACGGCCCGATCGCGACGGAGATGACCGAGCTGGTCGCCCGGATCGATCAGCACGCTCGTTCGGATGCACTCGGCCAGAAGCTGATCGCGCTCACCGCGCCCGGCGTACCCGATGTCTATCAGGGCACCGAGCTGTGGGAGGACAGCCTCGTCGATCCCGACAACCGGCGCCCGGTGGACTACGCCGCTCGCCGGGAGGCGCTGCGGCAGCTGGCACATCCGAAGATCCGGGTGGTGCGGACCGCGCTGCAGCTGCGGCGGGAGCGACCCGAGACGTTCCTGGCCGGCGGGCATCGTCCCGTGCTCGCCGACGGTGAGAACGCCGGCCATGTGGTGGCGTTCCTGCGCGGCGATGACGTGCTCGTCGCGGTCAGTCGCTGGACGGTGCGGCTGGCCGACAACGGCTGGGGCGACACCACGGTCACGCTGCCCACGGGCGCCTGGACCGACCGCCTCAGCGGTGCCGCGTACAGCGGAACGGTGCGCGCCGAGGACTTATTCGCCAACCTTCCGGTAGCTCTGCTGGTGCATGGCGATGACTGATCCCGACACCCGCAACGACCACGAATTCGCCGTCTGGGCACCCATTCCCGAACGGGTGCGGCTGGACGTCGAGGGTGTCCTGCACCCCATGGAGCGCGACGAGAAGGGTTGGTGGCGTGCGGTCGTCGAGGCCGCCGCGGACGCGCGATACGGTTACGTCCTCGACGATGACCCCACAGTGCTGCCCGACCCCCGCTCGCCCCGGCAGCCCGACGGAGTGCACGAACGCTCACAGTTGTGGCAACCCGGCCCCCGCGCCGAGGCCGCGGGCGGATGGCAGGGGCGCTCGATCGAGGGCGCCGTCATCTACGAACTGCATATCGGAACCTTCACACCGGCGGGGACCTTCGACTCCGCGATCGACAAGCTCGACCACCTGGTCGACCTCGGCGTCGACTTCGTGGAGGTGATGCCGGTCAACGCCTTCGGCGGCACCCACGGCTGGGGCTACGACGGGGTGCTGTGGTACGCCGTGCACGAACCCTACGGCGGCCCCGACGGACTGGTCAGATTCATCGACGCCTGCCACACCCGCGGCCTCGGCGTGCTCATCGACGCGGTGTTCAACCACCTCGGACCGTCGGGCAACTACCTGCCCAAGTTCGGGCCGTACCTGTCGAGCGGATCCAATCCGTGGGGCGAGTCGATCAACATCGCCGACGCCGGCGCCGACCAGGTCCGCCGCTACATCCTCGACTGCGCACGGCGCTGGATGCGCGTCTTCGGCGCCGACGGACTGCGGCTCGACGCCGTCCACGCCCTCGTCGACACCACCGCGTACCACATTCTCGAAGAGCTCTCCGCCGAAACCGACGAGCTGTCAAGCGACCTCGGGCGTCCCCTGTCGTTGGTCGCCGAGAGCGACATGAACGATCCGCGGCTGATCACCCCCCGCGCTCACGGAGGTCTGGGGATGACCGCGCAGTGGGATGACGACATCCACCACGCCATCCATACCGCGGTCTCGGGCGAGCGCCAGGGCTACTACGGCGACTTCGGCACGCTGGAGACGCTGGCGACGACGTTGCGCCACGGCTACTTTCACGCCGGCACGTACTCGTCGTTCCGGCAGCGCCGCCACGGACGCCCGCTCGACACCGCGACGATCCCGGCCACCCGGTTGTTGGCGTACACCCTCACCCACGACCAGGTCGGCAACCGGGCCATCGGCGATCGGCCATCACAGAACCTCGCCATGGGCCAGCTCGCGATCAAGGCGACTCTGGCTCTCGGGTCACCGTATACGGCAATGCTTTTCATGGGCGAGGAGTGGGCCTCCAGTTCGCCGTTCCTGTTCTTCAGCTC harbors:
- a CDS encoding acyltransferase family protein produces the protein MMTLAPARPVSRTAPGSVRTAANASVPGMGTRTSGFYRHDLDGLRGVAIALVAVFHVWFGRVSGGVDVFLVLSGFFFGGRLLRGALTPGVSLRPGPEVTRLIRRLLPALVVVLAASAVLTILIQPETRWETFADQSLASLGYYQNWELARTASDYLRAGESVSPLQHIWSMSVQGQFYIAFLALVLLAAFAFRRLLGRHARAAFVVLLTGLTVASFVYAIIAHNTDQATAYYNSFARAWELLLGALVGAVVPHVRCPMWLRTVMAVVALGAILSCGALIDGVHEFPGPWALVPVGATLLFILSAANRHADPHTAGRIPAPNRLLAAKPFMTLGSMAYSLYLWHWPLLIFYLAYAGGSRVNFLEGAAVLAVSALLAWLTTRYVEEPLRARKSAPAAPTTAVPLRSRLRRPTIVLGSTVALLGVALTATSFTWREHVMVLRANGKELSGLSARDYPGARALVDQAKVPKLPMRPTVLEADDDIPQTTVDGCISDFDNVTVINCTYGDRTATRTIALAGGSHAEHWITALDLLGRMHHFKVVTYLKMGCPLTTDETPRVMGNNDPYPKCRTWNERVLPRIVADRPDYVFTTSTRPWNIKPGDVMPSGYLGIWETFDDNGIPVLAMRDTPWMVRDGEPFLPVDCLAGGGDAISCGIERSEVLSDSNPTLDYTARFPSLIPLDMSDAVCRADYCRAVEGNVLLYHDAHHISSTYMRTMTGELGRQIAAATRWWKG
- the glgX gene encoding glycogen debranching protein GlgX — protein: MTGPEPASLPMVWPGTSYPLGATYDGAGTNFSLFSEVAERVELCLIGRDGGERRIELEEVDGYVWHCYLPTVTPGQRYGYRVHGPWDPAAGHRCDPSKLLLDPYGKAFDGDFHFGQALYSYDLEADDLATGGIPPQLDSLGHTMVSVVINPFFQWGSDRPPRTPYHETVIYEAHVKGMTQRHPGIPDELRGTYAGLAHPAIIDHLKSLSITAIELMPVHQFMHDHRLLDLGLRNYWGYNTFGFFAPHSEYAATRSAGGAVAEFKAMVRAFHEAGIEVILDVVYNHTAEGNHLGPTINFRGIDNAAYYRLLDEDNRYYKDFTGTGNSLNARHPHTLQLIMDSLRYWVLDMHVDGFRFDLASTLAREFYDVDRLSAFFDIIQQDPVLSQVKLIAEPWDVGEGGYQVGNFPGLWTEWNGKYRDTVRDYWRGEPATLGEFASRLTGSSDLYEATGRRPSASINFVTCHDGFTLNDLVSYNEKHNQANGEDNRDGESHNRSWNCGVEGPTDDPQINELRRQQMRNIMATLMLSQGTPMISHGDEIGRTQSGNNNVYCQDSELSWMDWALCETNADVLEFTRKVIRFRKSHPVFRRRRFFEGKPIRSGHQVRDIAWLTRSGKEMELEDWGSGLDECVAVFLNGDAIPAPDERGERVVDESFLLCFNAHDEPQDFVTPDHDYARRWVGALDTGHVTGDTDLDVIAGQKISLQPRSLLVLRKVA
- the treY gene encoding malto-oligosyltrehalose synthase, which produces MAVLSTYRLQMRGAASGDAFTFADAEELVDYFAELGVSHLYLSPILTAAHGSTHGYDVTDPTTVSAELGGPEGLHRLAAAARAAGLGLVVDIVPNHVGVDVPRQNAWWWDLLTHGRRSEYASFFDIDWDLDPDGRIILPVLGSDDDVDDLVVDGDQLRLGDLAYPIAPGTADAGASGAQVHDRQHYRLVGWRSGVCGYRRFFSITSLAGLRQEDRAVFDTTHTEVGRWFSAELVDGIRIDHPDGLSDPAGYLVWLRQLIGPHAWLVIEKILAVDEALDLSLPVQGTTGYDALREAGGVFVDPSGEEALTELVESPGGDYAAMPDVARRLKVQAVTATLASELARLCRTAVATTGRDHPLLPDAVAAVLSHVGVYRSDYPALSAVLPGALAATAVDHPHLDEPLTLLAAALAGSPEVEVRLQQLCGAATAKSMEDCLFYRDARLVSLNEVGGEPDKFGVSTAEFHRRAAVRAALWPQAMTTLSTHDTKRGEDVRARIGVLSQVPSLWAEMVRGWERVNPSPDAQTALFLWQNIFGVWPTDGAVTDELRHRLHAYTEKAIREAALHTAWNDPDDGFESAVHAWLDTVFDGPIATEMTELVARIDQHARSDALGQKLIALTAPGVPDVYQGTELWEDSLVDPDNRRPVDYAARREALRQLAHPKIRVVRTALQLRRERPETFLAGGHRPVLADGENAGHVVAFLRGDDVLVAVSRWTVRLADNGWGDTTVTLPTGAWTDRLSGAAYSGTVRAEDLFANLPVALLVHGDD
- the treZ gene encoding malto-oligosyltrehalose trehalohydrolase, with translation MTDPDTRNDHEFAVWAPIPERVRLDVEGVLHPMERDEKGWWRAVVEAAADARYGYVLDDDPTVLPDPRSPRQPDGVHERSQLWQPGPRAEAAGGWQGRSIEGAVIYELHIGTFTPAGTFDSAIDKLDHLVDLGVDFVEVMPVNAFGGTHGWGYDGVLWYAVHEPYGGPDGLVRFIDACHTRGLGVLIDAVFNHLGPSGNYLPKFGPYLSSGSNPWGESINIADAGADQVRRYILDCARRWMRVFGADGLRLDAVHALVDTTAYHILEELSAETDELSSDLGRPLSLVAESDMNDPRLITPRAHGGLGMTAQWDDDIHHAIHTAVSGERQGYYGDFGTLETLATTLRHGYFHAGTYSSFRQRRHGRPLDTATIPATRLLAYTLTHDQVGNRAIGDRPSQNLAMGQLAIKATLALGSPYTAMLFMGEEWASSSPFLFFSSHPEPELARATAEGRKREFADHGWDADEIPDPQDPQTFERSKLMWDEVTTGEHGRLYAFYRDLIRLRHTEPDLADPWLDHLQIDYDETARWFLMRRGGFAIVCNLGTETVEVPASGDVVLAWGEPDVAGDITRLGGHSVAVLRSR